The nucleotide sequence GTCGAAATGCTTGTCCGGGTAGGGCAGCTTGGCCGCGGAGCCGACCTGGCAGAACGGCTTGACGCTCTCCATCGTGTGCTCAACGCCGTAGGACGAGATGTCGATGCCGGCGACTTCGAGGTCGGGAATAGCCTCGCGGAAATCGTGCAGGATGAATCCCTTGCCGGAGCCGACGTCGAGCACGCGCATGCCGGGCTTGATGCCGTAGGTCTCGATCATGGCGTCGGCGACCTTGCGCCAGCGGCCGTCATATTTGTAGCCGCCGTAGCCGGTCTCGCGGCTGCCGTCCCAGTAATCGTAGTCGTACTTGATCGCCATCTCCGCGACATCGGCCTTGTCGCGCTGGGTGACGCGCGCGAGGTAGTCGCGCTTGGTCGATTTGTGGACGAGACTGACGAACTCGCGATAGGCCATGAAGATCTCCGGGCGTGTGAGTGTCGATTAATCGGAAGTGGCGCCGATCAGGCCGAGCTGCGCCTCGGCCTTGGCAAGCTGCGCGACGCAGCGCTGCGCCCAGGCGCCGGTGTCGGCGAAGGCGCGCCTGGTGGCGCCGAGCGGCAGGAAGTCGTTGAGAATGATGCAGGTCCATTTGACCTGGTAGGCGTCGATCAAGAGGCGGCAGCGCGCCACGCTGGCGGCGTCGAGCCCGAGGCCCTCGCTCAGGCGGTCGATGAAGTGCTCGTGCACGGCGAGCGGCACCGGCACCTCCGGCTGGCAGAAGAAGTCGGAGACGAGCTTGGCCGGATCGTCGCGCCCGGCATATTCGAAATCGAGGAAGGTGAGCTTGCCCTGATCGTCGATCAGCGCATTGTGGAAGCCGAAATCGGACGGCGACAGGCAGATCTGGTCGGCGGGGATGGCGGTCTCGAATGCAAGCCCTTCGCCCGCAGCGCCGCGCAAAATGTTGGCTTTAACGTCGGCCCATTCCGGCTGCAGCCGCTCTGCCACGAAGGCCCTCGCTTCGGTCACATGCGGCACGTCGGCATCGAGCGTTGCGAGCCGCGCGACGCGGCGCTCGACGGTGGCGAGATGTTCGGCGAGCGAGAAGCAGGCCTCCGATCCCGGCGCCAGGGCAGGGCGGGGTGGGGCGTTCACCGCGAGCACGAAGTCGATCGCGGCATCGACATGAACAGGCGCCAGTTCGGGCGCGGTCAGCTTGCGTCCCTCGACGAAGCTGTAGAGGCCGGCCTGCTCGGCGCGATCGCAGGCCAGAGGCTCCGGCACGACGCGGACGCCGTGCGACCAGGCATGGCTGATGAAACTCCACTCCGCGCCGAGCCGGTCGCGGGTGTCGCGGGCGTCGGTGAAGTAGCGCTTGAGGACCAGCGGGCCAGCTTCAGTATCGAGACGGAAGACCTGGTTGTTGCGGCCGCCGGCGAGCCGCGTCAGCGCCGTCGGGCTCGCCTTGCCGGCCTGCGCGGTGAGGCGCTGCGCCAACGCCAGTAGGGCGGCATCGGCCTCGGCGCTGGCCTCAGCCGCGGTCACGGAGATCCGCCGCGATCTCGGCCCACGACGCGCGGCGTTCGTAAGGCACGGCCTTGGCCGCAAACTGGTTCTCCGGATCGAACAGCACCTTGCGCATGCCGTCCGGGAATCCGCTCATGCCGAGGATCTCCGGAAGATCGTCGACGAAGACCTCGCAGCCCAGCGCATGGGCACGGGCGACCTTCTCGTCCTTGGTCAGCTCGAAGAACACCCTATCAGGCGCGATCTGGCCGTGCGCAGAGCCCATCAGGCCGCGATCGGTCAGGAAGCCGCGCGCGGCGGCATGCATGTCGTGCTTCGGCCCGAGAATGGGATGCTTGGTCTTATGGCTGACGATGAACAGGTCGTGGCCGGCGCCGCGGGCGGCCGTGACGAATTCGGCGAACCCAGGATAGGGCGACACCAGGTCCATGCGGGCACCGTAGACATAGCCCTGCAACTCCGTGAAGTCGTCCTTGCGCCCGGAGCCGTTGAGATGGTCGCGGACGCTGTTCTTGTCGCGGCCGAGATCGGCCGGGATCAGGCCGCGCTCCAGCGCAGCCGCATGAAACACGCCGTCATAGCAGGCGATCGTGTTGTCGAAGTCGATCCCGATCCGCATGGCCAGAACTTAAGCCAGCGACATGTCGATCAGAGGACGGCCGACCTTGCCGGCGGCGAGGTCCTGCAGCGCCTGGTCTGCCTGGGCGAGGCTGTAGGGCTTCGACAGCAGGTCGCGCACCGGGAAGCGGCCGGAGCTCAAAAGCCGCCCGTAGCGCCCGTAATCGCGGTCCGGCACGCTGTCGCCGCCCCAGGTGCCGAGCAGGCTCTTGCCTTGGTTGAAGACGCCGGGGTTCAAGGTCAGCGCCGCGCCGTGCTTGGCATTGCCGATCACGACCGCGCGGCCGCCCTGTTGGCGGGTCGCGTTGACGGCCTGATCCATCACGCCGGGGATGCCGGAGGATTCGACCGCGAGATCAACGCCCTGCGGCACGATCTTCTTGATCTCGGCCAGCACGTCGGAGGCCGCATCGATCACATGCGTCGCGCCATAGATCTGCGCCAGCGCGCGGCGGGTCGGGTTCGGATCGATGCCGATCACCGGCATCGCTCCGGCCAAAGCCGCCGCCATCAGCGCGTTCAAGCCGATCCCGCCGGTGCCGAACACGGCGACCGCGTCGCCCGGCTGCACCTTCAGCACGTTGTAGACGGCGCCCATGCCGGTCGGCGCGGCGCAGCCGAGCAGCACGGCGACATCCATCGGCAGGTCCGGCGGCAGCAGGGTCAGGCGGTTCTCGCTGACCACCGAATGACGCTGGAAGGTGGTGACGCCGCCGGCGTTGACCTTCTTGCCGTCCCAGTCATAGACGGCGCCGCCGGCCTCGATGCCGGTGCCCTTGATCCAGGACAGCACGACCTTGTCGCCGACCTTGACCTTGGTGACGGCGCTGCCGGTCTCGATGACCGTGCCGGTGCCCTCATGGCCGAGGCAATGCGGCACCCATTTGTCCTCGCCCTTATCGCCGCGCCACTCCATCACCTGGGTGCCGCAGGCGCCGGAATAGGCGATCTCGACCAGCACCTGGCCCGGCTTCAAGGCGGGCGTCTCGATCTCGGCGAGCACGAGCGGCTGGCCGGTCTGGACCAGGAGGGCAGCTTGGGTCTTCATGTGATGTCTCAGCTCAAGGCGTGGATGATCTTGTCCGCGATCTGGTGGCCGGTCAGGCCGAGCACCTCGCGGGCATATTCCTGTTCACCGGACTTCTTGAAGAAGGCATCCGGCGTCCCGAACCGCAGGAATTTCTTCGCCTGCGTCTCGCTGTCGACGAGCCACTCGGAGACGGCGGCGCCGAAGCCGCCGATCAGCGAATGCTCCTCGATGGTCGCGACCAGCTTGAAGCGGCTGAAGGCCTGCTTGAGCTTGTCCTCGTCGAGCGGCTTCACGGTGTGGAAGCTGACGACCTCGGCCGAGATGCCCTTTTCCTTCAATCTGTGTGCGGCTTCAATGGCTTCCGGCAGCATGTTGCCGGTCGAGAGCAGGCAGACGTCGGAGCCTTCCTCCATCGTGATCGCTTTGCCGATCGCAAAATCCGCGATGGGGCCCTTGTGAACCACCGGCTCACCCTTCTTGCCCATGCGGATGTAGACCGGACGGTCCTGCTTCATCGCCGCGCGCAAGGCGCCGCGCACCTCGAAGGCATCGCCCGGGCAGATCACGACCATGTTCGGGATCGAGCGCAGGAACGAGATGTCCTCGCAGGCATGATGGGTCGGGCCGAGGCCGGAATAGGCGAGGCCGGCGCCGACCGCGACGATGGTTACCGGGGCCTCGTGATAGCAGACGTCGGTGCGGATCTGCTCCAGGCAGCGCGTCGTCACGAATGGGGTGATCGTATAGGCGACCGGGCGCAGGCCGTTCATTGCCATGCCGGCGGCGACGCCCATCATGTTGGCCTCGGCGACGCCGCAGTTGAAGAAGCGGCTCGGGTGCTTGTCCTTGAACTTGTCGAACAGGCGGTTGCCGATGTCGCCCGAGAGCATGACGACGCGGCTGTCCTCGTTGCCGAGCTTGGTCAGCTCGTCGGCGAAAGCATTTCTCATGACAGGCCGAGCTCCTTGAACGACTTGACGACTTCCTCCGCGGTCGGGGCGCGGTAATGCCAGTTGTTGTCGTCCTCCATGAACGACACGCCCTTGCCCTTGACGGTATGGGCGATCAGCGCCACCGGCTTGCCGGAGCCGTTCGGGATGTTCTGCATGGCCTCCGCCAGCGCACCGACGTCATGGCCGTCGATCTCATGCGCGTCCCAGCCGAAGGCGGCCCATTTGTCGCGCAGCGGCGCCAGCATCAGGGTTTCGTTCGAGCGCGCGGTCGCCTGCCACTTGTTGTAGTCGACGATGACGCAGACGTTCTCGAGCTTCTGGGCGGCCGCGAACATCGCGGCCTCCCACACCGAGCCCTCGTTGTTCTCACCGTCGGAGAGCAGGGCGAACACGCGGTAGTTCTCACCCTTGATGCGGCCGGCCAGCGCCATGCCGCAGCCGAGCGGCAGGCCGTGGCCGAGCGAGCCAGTAGCGGCTTCGACGCCGGGCAGCAGGTTGGCCGGCGGATGCTCGGCGAGCCGGCCGCCGTCCTGGCAGTAAGTGTCGAGCTCCTCGATCGGGAAGTAGCCCTTCATGGCCAGGGTCGCGAACAGCGCCGCGGCGGCGTGGCCCTTGGAGAGGATGAAGCGGTCGCGCAGCGGATCAGTCGGCTTGGCCGGATCGACGCTCAGCACGTGCCAATAGGCCGCGGTCAGCACGTCCGCGCAGGACAACGACGAGGCGAGATGGGCGGCCTGCGCCTTGTGCGACATTTCGATGATCTTGCCGCGCAGCTTGGCGGCCTGCGCCTTCAGGGCGGCGGCGTCAGGTTTGGCCGCGGTGTTCCGGACTGCCACGTTCATCGTGCTCTCCAGTCGCGCCTCCCGGGGAGGCGCAGGTATAGATCAGGGTTTATGCTCGTATTTGGTCGGCAGCTTGGCCATGACATCCTCGAAGCGTCGCGCCCAGGCGATGACGTCGTCGATCCCCTGTTCCAGCGAGAAGGTGTCGCGCCAGCCGAGCTCGGTGCGCAGCTTGAAGCTGTCGAGCGTGTAGGCGGTGTCCTTGCCGGGGCGCTCCGGTCCGATCTCGACGCAGTCCTCGAAGTTCTTGCCGAGGCGGGCGAGGATCATCTCGACCAGGGTGCGGATCGACACCAGCTCGTAGCCGGAGATGTGATAGGTCTCGCCGAGCTTGCCGCTGCGACCGATCTTCACGGTCGCATCCGACACGTCGGTCATGTGGATGAACACGCGCACCGACTTGCCGCCGCCGTCGAGCCGCAGCTTCTGCCCGGTCATCGCGGCCACGATGGTGCGCGGCACGATGCGGTAGAGCTGCTGGCCCGGGCCGTAGACGTTGGCGGCGCGGGTGAAGACAACGGGGAATTGGTAGTTGGCGAAATAGGTGCGCAGGCTCATATCGCCGGCGGCGCGGGACACCGCATAGGGCGTCGACGGGTTGAAGGCTGCGTCCTCACGCACCCAGCCCTCGGTCGAGCCGTAGACTTCCGGGGTCGTCACGTGGACGTAGCGGTCGAGGCCGTCGTAGTTGCGCAGGATGTCGTGCAGGCGGACCGCGGAGACGACATTGGTCATCATCCAATGGTCCGGATACAGCCAGCTCTCGCCGACCATGCTCTGCGCCGCGAAGTTCACGACATGGGTCGGCCGCTCGGCGGCCAGCAGCGCTTTCAGCGCATCGAGATCGTGATTGAGGTCGACACGCTTGAAGCGCACGGTGCCCGGCCGCTTCTGCCATTTGTAGGGCAGGAACGCGTCATGCGGCTCGTCGGAGCGGCTGGTCGCGATCACGTCGTGACCGGCCGCGGCCAGGAAGTCGACGAAGGTTGCGCCCGAGAAGGAGTTCGAGCCGAGGATCAGGTACTTTTCGTTCGCAGCCATCGTCTCTGTCCGTCAGACCTCGCGCGTCGTGATGATGTCGCCACGCTGGGCGTACAGCCATTGCATGATCATGTGGCCGATGACCATCTGTGCGTCCTCGGCGATCTGCATGTCGTCAACAGCGAAATGGATCGGCACGTCCGCCAGCGCCTTCGCTTTGCCGCCGGTGAAGCCGAGCACGGCATAGCTGGTCATGCCGATCTTCTTGCCCTCTTCGAGCGCCTTCAGGATGTTCGGCGAGTTGCCGGAGCCTGAGAAGGTGATCAGCACGTCGCCCTTGCGCGCGAGCACCGCGAGCTGCAGCGAGAACACCTGGTCGTAGCCTTCGTCATTGGCGAGGCAGGTGATGACCGATGGGTTCGATGACAGCGAATGCACGCGCAGGCCGGAGCCCGGCGTCTTCGACAGCGCGTAGAGGAAGTCGTTGGCGAGGTGGTTGGCGTTGCCGCCGCTGCCGCCATTGCCGCAGAAGAACACCTGCCGTCCGGTCTGCCAGCAGTCGCGCAGATCGTAGGCGAGCTTCTCGACCGGGCTCCAGTCGAAATCCTTCAGCACGGTGCTGAAACGGCTTGTGTAGTCGGCGAACAGGCTGCCGGGGGTCTTGAAGGCCAGGACGTTCATTTCACGACCTCCTTCTCCATCCATTTCAGATTGTACCAGCGGTCATCGTTCTTGAGCTGGCCTTGCGAGTACATGCCGATGATCTCCTTGATCGCGTCCTCCACCGTCTTCTTCGGACGGAAGCCGGTCGCGAGCAGGCGATCGGAATTGACGCGATAGCTGCGCGGATCGTTCGAGGGCGTCACGATGACCTCGGCCGGCACGTGCTTGGTGACCATGTTGGCAATGTCGAGGATCGAGATGTTCTCGAACCCCGCATTATAGACACCGGTGTGCTCGGGATGATCGAGCAGGAAGAGATAGAGATCGGTGATGTCGTCGATATGAATGTTCGGACGCGTCTGGTCGCCGCCGAACACGGTGATGCGGCCGTTCATCAGCGCCTGCATCGTCAGCATGTTGACGGAGACGTCGAGGCGCTGGCGCGGGGAGTAGCCGCAGACGGTGGCGGGGCGCACGATCTGCACCACCATGTCGTCCTTGTAGGATAGCACGATGCGCTCGCCGCACATCTTGGTCTTGTTGTACTCGGAAATCGGCAGCAGCTCGAGATCCTCGGTGACCTGCTCCTCTTCCTTCACGCCGTAGACGCTGCCGGACGAGGCGTAGATGAAGCGCTTGATGCCGTGGCGATAGGCGCGATCAGCGAGCTGCATCGTGGCGAGACAGGAGATCTCCCAGGTCAGCTTCGGATCGAGATCGCCGCAGGGATCATTGGCGACGCTGGAGAGATGGATGATGGCGTCGACGCCCGTCAGGTCGATCGCATCGGGATTGCGCACGTCGCCCTGGACAACCGTGAGATCCGGATGCGGATCGAGGAAGTTGCCGAACCACATGATGTCGAATGCAACGACCTTGTGGCCGGCCTTCAGGAGCTTCGGCACGAGCACGCTGCCCTTGTAGCCGCACGCTCCGGTCACGAATATCTTCATCTGAGCAATCCCCGTGGCTCGCCTGTCGTGTCGCCGGCTGGCGCGTCGCGCGCACCTTTATACAAATTGGCTGGGGAAGGCGACCGGCCCGGCGGCGAAAGCCGCCCGTCAAACGTCCCCGCCACGGCGCGGTTCGTGATTAAACTCCAAATGGGCTCGGCGCAAGCTTTCCGGGTTGCCGATATCCCGATGATAACCGCTGGTTTCAACGCACAAAATGCGTCCGACATAGTTGGGGATGATTTCGGTGGAGAGATCGACGACAGGTTTTCCCAGCGCGGCGATGTCGCTGATGACGGCGGGGTCGAACACGTAGACCGCGCCATTGGCGAGGTTCCCAGGCGGATTCTCGACCTTCTCGTGGAAGGCGATCACCCTGTGCTGAGCATCCAGCTCGAGAATCCCGCACGAGCTCGGATCGTCGGTCCGGAACGCGAGCATCGTCATGATGCAGCCGCCAGGCCGGCCCTGATGGGCGGCGAGCAGCCCTTTCACGTCGAAATCGGTCAAATTGTCTGCATGGGCCACCAGGAACGGCTGATCGCCGAACCAGGCGCGGTTCGCCAGGATCGTGCCGCCGGTGCCGAGCAGTTCATCCTCGTGAACGAGATCGATCCGGTCGCGCCAGCGCGACTGCGCGACGTGAGCCACGACCTGTTCGGCCAGCCAGTGCGTGTTCAGCAGCGCCCGCTCGATGCCGCCCTCGAAGACGAGGTCGAGCCAGTAGTCCAGCAGGGGCCGGTCGTGCACACGCACCAGGCATTTCGGCGTCGTATTGGTCAGCGGACGCAGCCGGCTTCCGATCCCGGCGGCGAGCAGAAGGGCACGCATGACGGCATCCTACTCGTGGCTGAAGCCGGTTTCGTCGATCTCGCGCACGAGCTCTGCCGTCGTCAATGGCAGGTTGCCGACGCGGGAGACTTGAAGGGCCGCGGCCAGCGAGCCGAGATAGGACGCCTGCCAGATGTCGGCCCCCGCACGCAGGCCCATCGAGCAGGCCATGAAGAAGCTGTCGCCCGCTCCCGAGACGTCCTTCGGCGAGGGATTGAATGCGGGCAGGCGGTCGGAGGTGAAGGCGCCCTCGGCCATGGTGTTGATCAGCGCGCCCTCGGCGCCGAGCGTGATCACCAGGTTCTTGGTGCGGGCCCGCTCGACCAGCCGTTCGCTGATGACGGCGAGGCCCGAGGTGAAGTCGTTCAGCGCGACGCGCGCTTCGCGCTCGGTCGGCGTCAGCAGGGTCATGCCCTTGAAGCGGGAGACGTCGCCGGTCTGCGAAGAGACCTGGCTGTCGGCCGCCATCATCACGCCCTGGGAGCGGGCGCGATCGGCGATCGCATCGACCAGATCCTGCGGCAGGCAACCATAGTTGAAGCAGGAGAACAGCAGGAGATCGCAGGTCTTCAAGGCGCGCTCGACCGACGTCAGCATCTGCCGCTGCAGGTCGGCGTCGGAGGCGTGCTGGCGCAGATGGTTGACACGCAGCAGCGTCTTGTTCAGCGCGCGAAAGCGCTGTTTGCGCGTGGTCGGCCGGCTCTGGTCGGTGAAGGCGTTGAAGTTGACGCCGTGCTGCTCCAGCGTGTTGCGGGCGAACCGCGCGGCCTCGTCGTCGCCGACGAGGGTGAAGAACTTCACGTCCGCGCCCAGGCCATGCGCATGCGCCGCCACCGCACCGGCGCCGCCGACGAAGGTGCGGGTCATCAGCGGGGTCACGACGATGGTCGGATCCTCCTGGGACATGCCGACGGCATCGCAGGTGACATATTCGTCGATGATCAGGTCGCCGATCACGGCCACCCGCATGCCGGAGAGCTTGCCGAGCAGATCCTTCAGGTTCGAGATCTCGAAACCGTGGCGCTTGGGAAACTCCAGCGGCTTCCGCACCGTCGAAATGTCGATATTGGCGTCGCGCTCCAGCAGCGACAACGATGCGAAGCGCAGCTCGCCAGACGAGAAGATCAGGCGGCCGCCATAGGCGTCCACGGCGGTCTGCTCGGGGTTGGAGCGGTCCTCGAACTCCTTGCCCTTGACGACCACCGTCGGCTTCAGATGTGAGATGAAATCGGAGGCGGAGCTGTCTAAACGCACGGCATGGTGCACAAACGCAATGGAGCGGACATTCTCGAGCCGCATGTCCTGTGCCAGGGTCACGCCCGGCGTTGAATCCGGGTTGACGCCGACCACGAGCACGTCGGCCTGCTCGGCGGCGAACTTCAAAAGCCGCAGATGTCCAGGATGCACGACGTTGAAGTTGCCCGACACGAATGCAATCGTCTGCCCGGATTCACAGGATGCGCGGATCGCCTGGCAGGCCAGATCCATACGCGCCGTCTCACTCACCTGATCCAAGGAATTCGCCTCCGGCTCGCTCGTGCTGAGGTGCTGCGCGCTGTCAGTGCGCGGGCTGATTGATCGAATCGCAGACGCAGAAGCGCAAGGACGGCTTGTGGCTTCGGCTTCGGAAAACCGGCTTCGACATCTCTAGCTTCAATCGTCGTCGTTGATTTCATTGTGGAAAGTCGATGCATTGTCATGATCGGTGCAGAGGAACGCAATGCTTCCCTGCCTTTCAGATTACCTCTTTATCAGGTGTGCGCAGCAGCACAAACCCTTCTGAGCTGTGCTGCGCGTCCGGAACTTGAATGCTGTGCGTTACTCCGCCGGCGCAGCGCCTCGTCACCATGGGGCTCGACCTGGCGCTGATTGTCCGCCTTCCGGCGGCCGGACGCCCCTCGATGGTGGGGGCCACCTCGACAAACAGGGCGCTGCAAAGTTCATGCGCGCTCTGCTGTCGAGCTCATCGAGACGAAGAGCTTTCAGGAAGGCTTTTCGGCGCGAATGAGCAGTGAGATCGACGCTTCGACTCGCGAGGCGGCTCAGTGATAGAGATCGAACTGCTCGTCCTTCGAGCGCTCGAGGTCAGTCGCGAGGATGTTTCGGTCGATCTTCGGGAAGAACTTGGCGAACTCGGGCCGTGCGAGCAGCGCGAGATAGGTCTTGAGCATGCCTCGTTCCGAGGGATGCGCGGGATCGAAGAAGTTGCCATCGTCCCGAGAGATCTCAGTGCGGCTCATATCGAAGAAGTGGACGCCCATGGCCGAAAAACGCTCGACGGTTGGCTTGCTCCGGAGTTCGCGCCAAAGACCCGAATAGGGCCAGTAGGCTTCATCGGTGTCGAGAAATGCGGCGGCGCTTTCCAGCAATGGATA is from Bradyrhizobium sp. ORS 285 and encodes:
- a CDS encoding class I SAM-dependent methyltransferase; translation: MAYREFVSLVHKSTKRDYLARVTQRDKADVAEMAIKYDYDYWDGSRETGYGGYKYDGRWRKVADAMIETYGIKPGMRVLDVGSGKGFILHDFREAIPDLEVAGIDISSYGVEHTMESVKPFCQVGSAAKLPYPDKHFDLVISINTLHNLYNYDLDAALREMERVSRGGKYLCVEGYRNEREKVNLMYWQLTCRIFHTPEEWAFEFKRSGYTGDHEFIFFE
- a CDS encoding aminoglycoside phosphotransferase family protein; translation: MTAAEASAEADAALLALAQRLTAQAGKASPTALTRLAGGRNNQVFRLDTEAGPLVLKRYFTDARDTRDRLGAEWSFISHAWSHGVRVVPEPLACDRAEQAGLYSFVEGRKLTAPELAPVHVDAAIDFVLAVNAPPRPALAPGSEACFSLAEHLATVERRVARLATLDADVPHVTEARAFVAERLQPEWADVKANILRGAAGEGLAFETAIPADQICLSPSDFGFHNALIDDQGKLTFLDFEYAGRDDPAKLVSDFFCQPEVPVPLAVHEHFIDRLSEGLGLDAASVARCRLLIDAYQVKWTCIILNDFLPLGATRRAFADTGAWAQRCVAQLAKAEAQLGLIGATSD
- a CDS encoding zinc-binding dehydrogenase, with amino-acid sequence MKTQAALLVQTGQPLVLAEIETPALKPGQVLVEIAYSGACGTQVMEWRGDKGEDKWVPHCLGHEGTGTVIETGSAVTKVKVGDKVVLSWIKGTGIEAGGAVYDWDGKKVNAGGVTTFQRHSVVSENRLTLLPPDLPMDVAVLLGCAAPTGMGAVYNVLKVQPGDAVAVFGTGGIGLNALMAAALAGAMPVIGIDPNPTRRALAQIYGATHVIDAASDVLAEIKKIVPQGVDLAVESSGIPGVMDQAVNATRQQGGRAVVIGNAKHGAALTLNPGVFNQGKSLLGTWGGDSVPDRDYGRYGRLLSSGRFPVRDLLSKPYSLAQADQALQDLAAGKVGRPLIDMSLA
- a CDS encoding transketolase family protein, giving the protein MRNAFADELTKLGNEDSRVVMLSGDIGNRLFDKFKDKHPSRFFNCGVAEANMMGVAAGMAMNGLRPVAYTITPFVTTRCLEQIRTDVCYHEAPVTIVAVGAGLAYSGLGPTHHACEDISFLRSIPNMVVICPGDAFEVRGALRAAMKQDRPVYIRMGKKGEPVVHKGPIADFAIGKAITMEEGSDVCLLSTGNMLPEAIEAAHRLKEKGISAEVVSFHTVKPLDEDKLKQAFSRFKLVATIEEHSLIGGFGAAVSEWLVDSETQAKKFLRFGTPDAFFKKSGEQEYAREVLGLTGHQIADKIIHALS
- a CDS encoding transketolase, coding for MNVAVRNTAAKPDAAALKAQAAKLRGKIIEMSHKAQAAHLASSLSCADVLTAAYWHVLSVDPAKPTDPLRDRFILSKGHAAAALFATLAMKGYFPIEELDTYCQDGGRLAEHPPANLLPGVEAATGSLGHGLPLGCGMALAGRIKGENYRVFALLSDGENNEGSVWEAAMFAAAQKLENVCVIVDYNKWQATARSNETLMLAPLRDKWAAFGWDAHEIDGHDVGALAEAMQNIPNGSGKPVALIAHTVKGKGVSFMEDDNNWHYRAPTAEEVVKSFKELGLS
- a CDS encoding NAD(P)-dependent oxidoreductase; translation: MAANEKYLILGSNSFSGATFVDFLAAAGHDVIATSRSDEPHDAFLPYKWQKRPGTVRFKRVDLNHDLDALKALLAAERPTHVVNFAAQSMVGESWLYPDHWMMTNVVSAVRLHDILRNYDGLDRYVHVTTPEVYGSTEGWVREDAAFNPSTPYAVSRAAGDMSLRTYFANYQFPVVFTRAANVYGPGQQLYRIVPRTIVAAMTGQKLRLDGGGKSVRVFIHMTDVSDATVKIGRSGKLGETYHISGYELVSIRTLVEMILARLGKNFEDCVEIGPERPGKDTAYTLDSFKLRTELGWRDTFSLEQGIDDVIAWARRFEDVMAKLPTKYEHKP
- a CDS encoding SIS domain-containing protein translates to MNVLAFKTPGSLFADYTSRFSTVLKDFDWSPVEKLAYDLRDCWQTGRQVFFCGNGGSGGNANHLANDFLYALSKTPGSGLRVHSLSSNPSVITCLANDEGYDQVFSLQLAVLARKGDVLITFSGSGNSPNILKALEEGKKIGMTSYAVLGFTGGKAKALADVPIHFAVDDMQIAEDAQMVIGHMIMQWLYAQRGDIITTREV
- a CDS encoding NAD(P)-dependent oxidoreductase, producing MKIFVTGACGYKGSVLVPKLLKAGHKVVAFDIMWFGNFLDPHPDLTVVQGDVRNPDAIDLTGVDAIIHLSSVANDPCGDLDPKLTWEISCLATMQLADRAYRHGIKRFIYASSGSVYGVKEEEQVTEDLELLPISEYNKTKMCGERIVLSYKDDMVVQIVRPATVCGYSPRQRLDVSVNMLTMQALMNGRITVFGGDQTRPNIHIDDITDLYLFLLDHPEHTGVYNAGFENISILDIANMVTKHVPAEVIVTPSNDPRSYRVNSDRLLATGFRPKKTVEDAIKEIIGMYSQGQLKNDDRWYNLKWMEKEVVK
- a CDS encoding nucleotidyltransferase family protein; protein product: MRALLLAAGIGSRLRPLTNTTPKCLVRVHDRPLLDYWLDLVFEGGIERALLNTHWLAEQVVAHVAQSRWRDRIDLVHEDELLGTGGTILANRAWFGDQPFLVAHADNLTDFDVKGLLAAHQGRPGGCIMTMLAFRTDDPSSCGILELDAQHRVIAFHEKVENPPGNLANGAVYVFDPAVISDIAALGKPVVDLSTEIIPNYVGRILCVETSGYHRDIGNPESLRRAHLEFNHEPRRGGDV
- a CDS encoding PfkB family carbohydrate kinase, which produces MDLACQAIRASCESGQTIAFVSGNFNVVHPGHLRLLKFAAEQADVLVVGVNPDSTPGVTLAQDMRLENVRSIAFVHHAVRLDSSASDFISHLKPTVVVKGKEFEDRSNPEQTAVDAYGGRLIFSSGELRFASLSLLERDANIDISTVRKPLEFPKRHGFEISNLKDLLGKLSGMRVAVIGDLIIDEYVTCDAVGMSQEDPTIVVTPLMTRTFVGGAGAVAAHAHGLGADVKFFTLVGDDEAARFARNTLEQHGVNFNAFTDQSRPTTRKQRFRALNKTLLRVNHLRQHASDADLQRQMLTSVERALKTCDLLLFSCFNYGCLPQDLVDAIADRARSQGVMMAADSQVSSQTGDVSRFKGMTLLTPTEREARVALNDFTSGLAVISERLVERARTKNLVITLGAEGALINTMAEGAFTSDRLPAFNPSPKDVSGAGDSFFMACSMGLRAGADIWQASYLGSLAAALQVSRVGNLPLTTAELVREIDETGFSHE